One genomic region from Bacteroidales bacterium encodes:
- a CDS encoding DUF4491 family protein, giving the protein MNLLKRILNKKIMIELNYSGIIIGVCSFIIIGLFHPLVIKAEYYFGVKFWWVFLTIGLAGLVGSLLVANQLLSTLLGVFAFSSFWGIREMFQQRKRVRKGWYPKRNSKQKNKQKSKI; this is encoded by the coding sequence ATGAACTTATTGAAGAGAATTTTAAACAAAAAAATTATGATAGAACTAAATTATTCAGGTATCATTATAGGCGTATGTTCATTTATCATCATTGGACTATTTCACCCGCTTGTAATCAAGGCTGAATACTATTTTGGTGTGAAATTCTGGTGGGTATTTCTTACAATAGGGCTGGCTGGCTTAGTTGGCTCGTTGCTTGTCGCCAACCAGTTATTATCGACACTGTTAGGCGTGTTTGCTTTTTCATCGTTTTGGGGCATTCGTGAGATGTTTCAACAACGCAAACGAGTACGGAAAGGTTGGTATCCCAAACGCAATAGCAAGCAGAAAAATAAGCAAAAGTCAAAAATATGA
- a CDS encoding class I SAM-dependent methyltransferase, with product MSSEKIQIEKNTVQETLIIPLYGRKMCSEKFPELYNDVFAKRLCDRLDYDFSELEKKNKSFLYEFGSLEAAMRQLDIMWEIKKYLKEHPKATIVNLGCGLDDTGKACDNGLCHIVNVDFPDVISVRKQLIFEQEREKSIACDLKDYSWMKEVDGTNGVIFFAAGVFHYFRKDEVKSLVLELSNRYSGGCLVFDTVGKLGLKLMMSKAIKNMGISDVEGLFYVNNPKKELNWSNRIKITSRGYMLGYYDMKSPGIRFSHRLLAKIGDKIMKMAINRLDFK from the coding sequence ATGTCATCAGAAAAAATACAAATAGAAAAAAACACAGTTCAGGAAACATTGATAATTCCTTTATATGGGAGAAAAATGTGTTCCGAAAAATTTCCCGAACTTTATAATGATGTTTTTGCAAAGAGATTATGTGATAGATTAGACTATGACTTTTCAGAATTAGAGAAAAAGAACAAATCGTTTTTGTATGAATTTGGCTCTCTCGAAGCGGCAATGCGACAATTGGATATAATGTGGGAAATTAAAAAATATTTAAAAGAACACCCAAAAGCAACGATTGTAAATCTCGGCTGCGGACTGGACGACACAGGGAAAGCCTGCGACAACGGACTTTGCCATATCGTAAATGTTGATTTCCCTGATGTTATATCGGTTCGCAAGCAATTGATTTTTGAACAGGAAAGAGAAAAAAGTATTGCATGCGATTTAAAAGATTATTCGTGGATGAAAGAAGTTGACGGAACTAACGGAGTTATTTTCTTTGCAGCCGGAGTATTTCATTATTTCAGAAAAGATGAGGTAAAGTCTTTAGTATTAGAGCTTTCAAATAGATATTCAGGAGGCTGTTTAGTGTTTGATACTGTAGGAAAGCTCGGTTTAAAACTGATGATGTCAAAAGCGATAAAAAATATGGGCATTAGCGATGTAGAGGGTTTATTTTATGTGAATAATCCTAAAAAGGAATTAAATTGGTCAAATAGAATCAAGATTACTTCAAGGGGTTATATGTTAGGTTATTATGATATGAAAAGTCCCGGTATTCGTTTTTCACATCGCCTACTTGCAAAAATTGGAGATAAAATAATGAAAATGGCAATAAATAGGTTAGATTTTAAATAG
- a CDS encoding class I SAM-dependent methyltransferase yields MKPNKAYSKITNRYDDVLTARKWWSRLYMNCIWKVDDNLVAKEVLEMLPNDFQGEILDIPVGTAVFTAKKYRNMHNAKILGVDFSQNMLNIASERILQENIENLKLLRGDVCNLTFEDERFDVVLSMNGFHAFPTEKHKAFSETYRVLKKGGIFLGCFYIKGERGIADWFVRNILDRKGFFTPPHFTKKEAIELLKLLYSENIEVKNHRSILIFKCIK; encoded by the coding sequence ATGAAACCAAACAAAGCATATTCAAAAATTACTAATCGCTACGATGACGTACTGACTGCACGCAAATGGTGGAGTCGCCTATATATGAATTGCATCTGGAAAGTTGATGATAATCTTGTAGCAAAAGAAGTGTTGGAAATGCTGCCAAATGACTTTCAAGGAGAGATTTTGGACATTCCAGTTGGGACAGCCGTTTTCACTGCCAAGAAATATCGCAACATGCATAATGCCAAAATTTTAGGTGTTGATTTTTCACAGAACATGCTCAATATTGCAAGTGAACGCATTTTGCAAGAAAATATTGAAAACTTGAAGTTATTGCGTGGAGACGTGTGCAATCTTACATTTGAAGATGAGCGTTTCGACGTGGTACTTTCTATGAACGGATTTCATGCTTTTCCTACAGAAAAACACAAGGCGTTTTCAGAAACATATCGTGTTCTTAAAAAAGGCGGTATTTTCCTGGGTTGTTTCTATATTAAAGGAGAACGAGGTATTGCCGATTGGTTTGTTCGTAATATTTTAGATAGGAAAGGTTTTTTTACACCACCACATTTCACCAAAAAAGAAGCAATAGAATTACTGAAGTTGCTCTATAGCGAAAATATAGAAGTAAAGAATCATCGCTCAATACTGATTTTTAAGTGTATAAAATGA